The DNA segment TGCGAGCCGAAGCTGCTTTCCCCATGGCCGATATCGCGGCTTCCCAACTGGGTCGATCGAGTCAACGAGCCGCTTACGCAATCCGAGCTCGATGCGGTTCGTTTGTCAGCGCAGCGAGGAAGACCGCTGGGCGATGAAGGCTGGGTAAATACCATTGCCAGACGGCTCAAACTCGAATCAACAATGCGCCCTCGAGGCCGGCCAAGAATCCGTTTTCCCAAGCAATCTCAAAACAAAGAGGCCTGACCCCTTTGATCGCACCTGACCCCTTTGATCGCACTCATGTCATTGGTTCTGTTGATGGGGTCCGATGTAAGTGACGTTTGCGAGCAGCCAACCCAGTTAATCCGATCATTCCCCAAATTGCAATCGAGAATGGTTCGGGTACGTTGGCGTTGGATGTTCCAGGGGCTGAAAATGTAGAGATCGTCGTTGTTGCACTGCCGAGTGCGTCGTCAATTGCTTGGGCGCGAAAACCGAATACGTCACCTAACGAAACGAGGAATGCCGTGTTGCCTGATTGTGAAATTGAACCGGCGTCGTCAGTTAATTGGATGAACGTGCCGTTTAGTACGTAGCCGAACGGATCCCATTCAGCACTCGCATATGAGTCAGTTGTAAGATACTCCCAGGCAAAGCTGACCGTGCCTGACTGTGTCACTATCGCGGAAAAGTCAGTATTGACGAAAACTCCTGAACCGGTGTTCGAGGAGGTAATCGAAACGCTTGCAGGCGCGCCACTAATGGCAACGGACCCGTCGCCGCTATTTTGGTCTAATGTCCAGTTCATTGGCGCGTAATCCCCCGTGAAACCTAAAACGAGACCTGCATTCGCAAAAGAACTGGTTCCGATGGTGAGAATCGTGAAGAGGGTAAAGTTTACAATCGAAAGGTGATTCGCGAACATTTAATTCTCACATGCAAGGTGGTGAGTGGTATTTGCTAACCCCCTTGGTATTGTAGCGGTCTGAATCGATGACGCAATTAGCGGGCTGGAATTTTTTAAAATAGGTGAATTGAGCATTTTTGATGGGAATTGGCGAAGTGGAATGGGCAGGCTATGAAAGGGAGCAGGGCCGTTAGTGTGTTTTTTGCTCGTCTCCGTTTTTTAAAAAACTCGCGTCCGAGGATTAGGGACCGGTGAGTGTTCGCGTTTGTTTCTTTCTCACGCTGAACTGTGTGCTCACGTAAGGAGGACCGCGAAAGAGTCGAACGACGGCTCCCCTGTTTGTCTAGGGTGGGTGCCGAACGTGGTGCGGCGCTGGGCAGGAAAACTGGGGTTGGTTCGCCTGTTGGCGAATTGAGCCAGTCGAGTCGACTGGTTGCCGATGAGGAGCCTTCAGAAAACGGTCCTGCACCTTTAGTCGGTGGGGGAACCGAAGGGGGGGCACGGTGAATGGAAAAAGAGTTTACCGGTGAGCGGTTGTAAGTCCTCGATAGACAAAGACTTAAGAAGTGGGCGATACAGAATTCGAATCTGTGACCTCTGCGGTGTGAACACTGCGGATGCACGTCCAAAAACGTTGGTTTCCTAGTGTTTTTGAGGTTTTTCTAGCCCGTCGTTTTCATCCAGGGGCGCCATTTCGTGCACGTTTCGTGCATTATATCGTGCACGAATTTCCGTGAAGAATCGGAAACTCAGGCAGACAGTTCGTCTCGATCGCGATGAAGGGCTCATCACCCGTTTCGCTGTCATTGATCAGCTCGTCGAAAACTCTTGCGCGGCAGAAAAATTTCGTGTAGCGTGAAAACTCAACAACGTGCCAACGGCTGCACAGAAACACGACGACCATGATCTATTCATTCCTAAATCAAAAAGGCGGAGTTGGCAAAACGACCTTGTCGATTCACACGGCTTCGGAGTTTGCACGCCGAGGGCAGAAGGTTCTATTGATCGACGCCGATCCACAGGGGAGCGCACTGGCGTGGTCGAACTTCCGCGAGAGTCCAGAGTTCACCGTCGTGGGAATGCCGAAAGCAACGATCCACAAAGAGATCGAAATGCTGGCGGAAGACTATGACCATGTTGTCATCGATGGCCCACCACGCGTGACCGAGCTTGCTCGGTCAATCATCCTCGCGTCTGACATAGTTATCATCCCGCTGCAGCCTTCGCCAATGGATGTCTGGGCGTCAGCCGAAACGGTTGATTTGGTCAAGGAGGCCCAAACGTTTCGCCCGAAAATCAAAGTTTGCATGGCGGTCAATCGAAAGATCGCAAATACGGCCATCGGCCGTGATGTCCGTAAGGCACTGAAAGAACTAAAGGTGCCCGTACTCAAGAGTGATATTGGGCAGCGAGTCGCCTACGCGGAATCGGCAGCGATCGGATCGACGGTGCTTGGGAAGCGAATGTCCAAACCCGCACAGGAAGTCAAAAAATTCGTTAACGAACTGAGGAGGATAACATGAGCAAGCAGGTCAATATGTCAGCACGGCCCAAAGTAACCCCAAGCCCTGACACTTGGGTCGAAAGCCGCCAAGTGCCGGAGGTCAAATCGACGACCAAGCCGAAGCGATTGACAATTGATCTCGATCCCCAGCTGCACAAAGCTCTAAAATTGAGTTGCGTCAAACGCGAAATTCAAATTGCCGACTTACTGCGAGGATTAATTGAAGAAGATGTGAAGCAAGCCAAGGAATTGCCGTAATAGCCATAAGACATATCATCACACAATCGAAGGCATGGATCGGCCACGGAGTGCATGTTCTCGACCTGGGGTGTAATTTGCGTCTGTGATCAGAATCTCGTAAAACTTGGACTAACTGCTGAATCGCTTCGTTCTTGATAAGGGGTACCACGTGCCGCATTACTACGATTTGTTACCAGCCCAAGAGCTTGAGGAGCGCGGTTATCCAAGATTCGTCTCTAGAATGAGCGTTTCGGAAAAGAAGCGAGCGATAAAACAGGTGCTTGCG comes from the Roseimaritima multifibrata genome and includes:
- the parA gene encoding ParA family partition ATPase: MIYSFLNQKGGVGKTTLSIHTASEFARRGQKVLLIDADPQGSALAWSNFRESPEFTVVGMPKATIHKEIEMLAEDYDHVVIDGPPRVTELARSIILASDIVIIPLQPSPMDVWASAETVDLVKEAQTFRPKIKVCMAVNRKIANTAIGRDVRKALKELKVPVLKSDIGQRVAYAESAAIGSTVLGKRMSKPAQEVKKFVNELRRIT
- a CDS encoding PEP-CTERM sorting domain-containing protein → MFANHLSIVNFTLFTILTIGTSSFANAGLVLGFTGDYAPMNWTLDQNSGDGSVAISGAPASVSITSSNTGSGVFVNTDFSAIVTQSGTVSFAWEYLTTDSYASAEWDPFGYVLNGTFIQLTDDAGSISQSGNTAFLVSLGDVFGFRAQAIDDALGSATTTISTFSAPGTSNANVPEPFSIAIWGMIGLTGLAARKRHLHRTPSTEPMT